CTTGTCGTTGTCATATTGACTCAACAGCTGTAGTTTATCAGGCGGAAGGTTCATGTAGCTCTGAAAGACAGTAACATTATTGTTGACAACATCATTACCATTACTTCATCTATGTAGAATGTGGATACAAGTGCAGctccttgcattttttttcctatgaCAAATGTGGTTGTTTAATCTAAACTTCATCCAAGCTTTGACTTTGAGGCCAAGTGTTAACGTTCACCTGTAGGCCTCCAcaccttaaaaaacaaaactgcacccAAAAAAAAAGGCGAGAACGGAAATGACTCTGCCGGGGAGTTGGCGTCTGTTGATGGGGTGTCACTTGTGGTTTGGTGGTTAAACGAGCTGCATTTGCTTGCCGTGGCGTCAGATGATGATCACTTTAGAAACAAGGAGTGTGATGGTTGAGTTTGCTAAACATTAACCCTCCACTGGTCGCACTTGCTtctgacttacagtatatagctGAGGCAGGAAGTGGGGTCATGCCCGGCTGAAACAGCTTTGAGGGCGAGGCCgtgaaataaaggaaaaaaacacctttGTTTATTCCACCAAGAGAGCAGAATGTGTCAATATTTCAaaggtaaaaaacaacaacacacaattaCTGGGAgtacttgtttttttgtcagtacaagttaaatatgaattaaaatatgatatatagattattattttaaatttaaattataCTTAGAATTATTATACTATAAATTTAATTTACTAATATAAAATTGAAGTTCATttgaaattaaatttttttacattttttgtaagaaatattttattgaattttcACAAAATCAGTGTTTACAGGACATTTGGAAAGAGAACTAGACAAattgaatttaaataaaatattttaacatgttttaCAGAATCCGTAAATATGACAGAAAATGCTCACCAAGTAAATAATCCTTTGAAGATGCCatacaggcaggaagaggaacaGCATGTCGGCGAGCCTTAATGCTTTCCGCTACTTGCTATTTGTGTCAGCATCTGCTTGgtaaaaataaatttgaatGGACTTGATATTGAATTATCAGTCAAACACTTTCTATGTGACAATaacttccatttcctgttctatggttaccaTCACACTTGTCCCTTGTGCCATTGGTACACAGCTGCGGTGGCATCACACCcacaaaaaattccaaaaacacacaaaagcgaAATGCACATGCCTAGTTAGATGATCAGGATCAATGATGACTTTCGAGACGTTTATTTACAAATTGTGCCACTTTTGGGAGCGTTAGGCTTTGAAAGTCCAcctgtatatttaaatataataacacaTGAATTGTTTCTATTGTGTTTTCCATTATCTAGATGTAATTTATTCTTTGATTGGCTGCGAGAGGTCACATGGTTCCACTCCCTCACTTCTCAAGATCCTCTTCTTAAGTTAGCAACTATGATGATTTAGTTGCATAAAGGATTATATTTGTGTTTACATTAACATAATTGAGAAGTCTGCAAGGGCGTCTaaacaatattttacatttcacaCTGAATAATTGTGTTGTTTATGATGATCTGAACATCATGCAGCATGTTGAAAGCATGCTGCTTTCCGGTCTTATGGCCTGTGGCGGTGATGCATTGCCCCACTTCCCCCTGAGGCCCCCGCACGCTCGTCACACCACCATCGGCGAGAggaaaagtgactttttttcattattttttatttatggcAGGCAAAAATATTTACTTTGTGTGTCGCTGTTGCCCCCAAATGAGCGCATGTGATTAATTATTCTTGTACAACAACAATCAAAGCTTTAGATACTTTCCCATTTAATAGTATGAGCAagcgtctccaaacttttgactggtacagcatatgtaaaataaagttgtgctCCACTCACCAGGACCACATTGAAGCGCTCCTCCAGCTCCTGCTCGTCAGGCTTGGGCAGCTTAGGGGGAGGCGGCTGCTTCTTCTGCAGCGCCGGGGGCGTCGGCTCACTCATCCCAGACGAGACCGAGCTCCTGGCTTCACGACCGTCAGGTGGCTCCTGTTGCTCGGCGGCCCCCGTGGCAGCATTCCCCATCACTAATCTCCACAAGTAATCCAGGAGGAAAGCCGTGAACAAGCGCCTTCTCCTTAGAAAATCAGTTGCATACCAGAGTGGGCGAGAGCAAGGAGGCCTAAATGAGGCCTGTTGCCGGGAGGAAGTGCATCCTACAGGTGGGAAGGAGGTAAGATGGCAGTCTTCTCCTGGACAAACACCTTCGGAGAGTTTTGAGTGCTGAGCGGAAGGCAAGCAGAGCGTGACACACTCTGTAAGACAGACAGAAAACCACACAAGCAGAAAAGCAGAAGAGTGACTTCCTGCTGTAGAAAGAACACAGGGTGGAGCGTAAAGAGTCAAAGGACTGCTAGGGTTCAAGCAAAGATGCAGCAGGTGGTGGATGTCTAAGGTTCAGCAGAAGAGAAGCAGGGTTGAGTTGAGTAAAACATTATAACCAGCATAGTTCCACACTTCAGACCACTTTAACTGGACCAGGGATCATGTGTTTTGGCCCTTACCCTTTGCTTGAGGCCAGCTTGCCTTTGTGGCAGTCAGGTGATCCAAATGAAAGGAACCTGGGGGGAGGGTTGTAAAACAGCGGCACCCTGTGCTAAAAGCCGGCTACTGCATCCGGGGCTGCGACATTCGAGGGCTCTTAGGGTTAATGGGAATGCCACACACTTCAGTTGAAATGCTTTGTGgcgacaaacaacaacaaccgaCGCTCTACAGTTCACAGAACTCTCAGCGGCGTATACCGATAATAATcttactttttgtctcccaaATGGGGATTGTGTTTTCTCTTTGTTCAGTTTGACTTTCTGATTGCCCTCGACGGTCGAATCCTCACTTTTTCAAAGGAGCACCCGAACGCACCACCGCTAACGCTCATTTCCAAAATGGCGGACCCGACGACATCGCCCGAGGACCACAGGAAGGTAAAGTTCACCCTTGTGATCGTATAAATTCATCATCTTTAGTCGTTTGACTCACACTTCCCTTGTGACATCAGTGACAGCCGGCGAGGCTGCGTTTTAAACTTTTTGCCCTCGCTGTCAGTCGCTTTGTCTTTGTTGTTTGAGCTATTGCTGTTGCAGAGCTCGTCGCTTATGTGAATGTTTATTAGGCAGCTAGCTAGCAATGAACATTTCGCTTTTTAATAGTGTTTATGTTGTAGGGCTTGTGATTGTTACAACAATACATCTATTTTGAAGTAACATTAATCTTCAGTTTACTGTGAGTGAGGggttttaacttatttttgggGCGCTTCCCAGCATATTTAGTGTGTGAGAAGCTGTTGGCATAAAAACAttgttgctgtttcatggtcaagctgtcaaacaaaAGATGTGACATGTAACTGTGACGGCTCACGCTTTCATCATGAGTGCCCCCAAAttgatctttttatttttcttcaatatttttaaataaattgttttatttgtatttatcagTATATGTGGAAAAATCATAGCCCTGATCCAACATGTAATCAGAAGTCATCCCCACACAGCCACTAGAGCGCACACTAGCGATGTACCATATTCACCCTAATAGAAGAACTGTATCCAGTATCCACCACCATAGTCTGCATcgggggtcaccaacccatCCATAGCAATCCACCAGTTGATCTTGGGGACTTTGTCAGTCGATCGCGAGAagattaggaaaaaaaatgtattattacagcaatgccctcccctcccggagtGTGACCAACAGgtacgcattttgaccactgaacacaccTGTACGCCTCGTCGCTCTTCAGGCATGCAACCTGCAAGCTCCATCTAGGAGTCCAGAgccccaaaacccggccggaggtaccAGCGCATGTAAACCGGCTCACCTCGCCCAGCTAGCAACAAGCTTGCAGAGGTTGAGAGAgcgggagtgacagagcgcactGATGTGCCAGTGTACACAGTAGTAATTATTGCATGTAATGTGGCTCAAAATCTGTCATGGCTACCTCAAAAtcaaggcacaaatataactccatagatgtgcaccttTGAAAAAATCTTTGAGCTGCAGCGACGCGGCTTGTTAGTGCTGACTACTGTAATACATTGACCAGCCCTTCTCTCCTCAACCACCATTGCTTGCCCACGACACTGatccaacaagccaaatagagttgtagtttgctcataggTGTGGCCcggggccatctgcggcccgtggctcatttcTCATTGCATCactgaagaaacaaaataaaatttacagtaaaaatagaacaaaaggctgaaatgttgtcACCAACCCATGTTCACGGcagagaccagggatcttgggctcaaaaaggttggtgatcaCTGgtctacatacattttttttagcctAGAGATGTCATTTTTCCAGTGTTCTCATgcaatttacctttttttttctattgacCTTTGATTTGTCAAGAAAATGACAGTATATAGAAGACATTTGAACTGGACTGTTATATTTCAAGTGACTATTGTGTGGTGGTGTCCTGATTTAAAGAGCGAAGTTAGCAGTGATGGTGGTCCTCATGAAAAGAAGTAATCAGGCCAGTTCTCAGTGGGCGCTTTAAACATCATTGTCCACATGTAGGCCAGCGCCTTTCATCATCTTATGTCCCTCTTTTTCTATTATCTTTTGTTGCCTGGCGCTGGCTCAGCACGCAGATGTGGTGTTCGGCGACGCCGTCTTTGACCCTGGTGAGTTGTCGTTTGCATGTGAGGTTCAACTAGGCCTCGTAGGTTGACGCAAAAGACGACGATGATGATAATGAATGTGTTCCGCAGGTTTCTTTAATGTCGCCAGGAAGGGGAGCACTGTCTCGCGAGCCAACAGCATTGGCTCAACAAGTGCCTCTTCAGTACCAAATACAGGTGTGTGCTTTTAAACACAACTGTGTGAATGTTGTACTCAGCAGCAGCATcctgctaggttagcctatttgctgaagaaaatcaaaatgatcaaacttagaGATCCCACCTCTGTACCTGACTGACAGATCGTTGGCACATCACCAGGCTTTGTTTAAGCATATGTAGCgaatgcttgcccccgcaggtggtgggtctatggggggagatcccgtgtggcttcttcaggCTGGGTATGGCCAAGCCCCACGGGTGAAGCCCCATTGTCCCACATCCGGGCTAGGTGCGGTCCTTCCTTTTGCTCTTgttcatagggtcttctgaactgcgaattttttttttttttttttttaacaaacatgtcccttttctctcaaaagtgTAGCAAACGAGGgaaatgatagatttttctcacgtttggtgctcctATACAGGCCTTAAAGACTCACATTACTGTCAGAAAGTCATTTAAAAGACACTGTTGCATAATAAGGGACCTGTAAATCATGTTCACACACTATTTGTGGAGAATGCGCAGTGGGACACTTATAAATGTAGGCTTACTTTCCCTCGCGGCGTAACAACAGACGACGAGGACAGCGACTGCCGGCACGAGACGTCGCACAAGAACTCATACAAAGATCGGCGGAGACAAGCGCACACGCAGGCTGAGCAGAAGCGACGAGACACTATCAAGGTGACACTGCAGTTTCCCTTCAATTGGGCGTTTAAACTGTACATTCAAATGATGAGAAGCAGACAAtcttgtacacctttccttctTTCAGAAAGGCTTTGATGACCTGCAGTCGGTGGTGCCAACCTTCCTGCAGTCGGAATCTGCGGTGGGAGCGCAGAAGATCAGCAAGGCCGTCATCCTGCAGAAGAGTAAGACACCTAACATGGCTGAACATATCAAACATTGTAGGGATGTAAAGCTTTGTGGTAGATGATTCGAgacgcatctagatacacgggttacgatatgattatattttaaaaagagaaCGATTCGATAGTGTACAAACGATTCAGTACGCTTCAACGATtatatttgttgatgtagacaataatcttacattataaaataaagaagccaattctataaatcCACAAGCATTCTGTGAGGcaagggtccccaaccactgggaaaaaaacactttaaaaaatacttcatttgtaaataactacatcaaattacatttaaattgatacacattttggaaatatgggccattactTTATTCCAAAAAGTCATCCAGTTTTTGCACCTGTCCcactttgacggtccttgaacgcaccatctaactttctcccgtgctactatactgtatatttcctgtttttctttcacctcatatttggtcccaaatgctgatactatgttggaactgcataaaggtaagatttggtgaccttattgagtgcgaatgtgcatatttgtgcagtGCACCTCTCAGGGAAAACAAACTCTAggttcgtactggtggatggtggctctgtattcgtttagtgcttttaatttgatgttgttactgtcttattaattgataaattagaccgctataatgtacgtatgtttttaATTATGCGTTGAAAATATTActcggtgactagctagtgcactgctaatgctatttacattcattctcgtcttcagtcatggtcacattgacaaaaGCCCCCATATAGCTGTCtttggctatgcctgccagtaactagcagctcgtaacccagattttagcttgcagttcaaagaaaaaaattagcTGAGAGACgactcgcatctaaaaaaaaacactttggacacttgtatgccaagCTAGCACTGTATaattgacaataaaaaaatgctatgtgatgctacagtgctaacattacactcagtTTAAAAGCAACATAATATTAGGTTAGTGTATtcgctgaaggaaaacaaaataatgcgACTTAACAGCTCCCCCGTCTGTAGCTGACAGGTTGTTGACAGCATcaggctttgttttaagatgtgtagtgaagcctgctttagGTGTTTTTGTTAAATGTCTGCAGCCATCGAGTACATCAATTTTCTTCACAAAGAGAAGAggaagcaggaggaggaggtttcCCGCCTGAGGAAAGAAGTGACTGCGCTGAAGATCATGAAAACGTGACActgatcctcctcttcctctgccgTGTTGAAAGTCAGCATGCAGGTCCAGCGCTGATGTCTTCTCTTTAACAGGAACTATGAGCAGATCGTGAAGGCCCACCAGAACCACCCACAAGGGGACAACCAGGTGTCGGACCAGATGAAGTTCAACATCTTTCAGAGCATCATGGACTCCCTCTTCGACTCCTTCAGCAACTCCGTCTCAGTCAACAGCTTCCAGGAGCTCTCAGCCAGCGTTATCAACTGGATCGAGGAACACTGCAAGCCGCTGGTAGAGATCTGTTTGGTCCTCCGCCACCAGGGCTGTTTCAACCTTGCcttgacttgactttttttttttttttttaaacccctgTAGATGCTGAGGAATTTTGTCATCAGTGTGCTGAGACAGCTCAGTGGTCAGCTCTACTGACGCTGGCTTTTGGGACTTTGGGTGTCTCCACCGCCGCTGGACGACGTGGGTCTGAAGTCGCAATGGTACATCGTACATAAGTGTATATTTTAGCCACGTTTGTCTCATTTTGACATAAGCTGGTGTTTGATATTGTAATGTGTTGGAAGTGTCAGGTAGGTTTTATAATGTAGCGTGGACTTTATAAAAGCCAGCAGACAGACACAACATCAACGCTGGCcttcttttaatgttttaatactGCCATCATGTTTTTAAGAGCAACATGTGTAATAGTGTGTGTGCGGGTTTCTCTCTCAGGGTTGGAGACTCACAGTGTTTGTGAGTTTCTGATGCTAAATtgcgcaggtgtgcctaatattgtggccagtgagtgtataaTCGACAGGACGCACACACTGTCCGTGTTAAGTCAATTGCTGTGGAGTAAAACCAAGTCATTGCTGCAGCGATCGCTATCCAGGTTTTCTATGACATACTATATTTGTAATGCAGGTGTTGcaccaggatgtggaaagtgTTCTTTCAGTCCCTTTTGGGGCGACTCATTTTTTATTAGTAGCAGTTGTTACCAAGACGGGGTTCTCAAAGCGCTGTAAAGCCAGCATAGAACGTTTGTTTGTAAATAGATGACAGCACGGGCAGCGTGCATGTTGTGTGTATGAAAACCTACTGGTGAGTTGTCAGTCTTTGGCCGAATGCTAGAACATCAGTAATCACCAGACTGGTAAAGGAGAGCAACAAAATAGCGCACTGTAATAGCAACTCTataccaggggtagggaacctatggctcaggAGCCATATGACTCTTTTGATGACTCTCTGACATTTCTTAGCATGATAACATTTACCGGTActtatttaaaaattttttgcttacagtacatttcaaagtacaacattacagaaatcagtgttaaaaataacattcaaaatataaaacattcttaTGTatttgaatccatccatccatcttctaccacagTGCATGTGGCCACAGAAAATGCCAGCTGCCCTTCCAATATTTTTCCGGGTTAGACACCAAAACTCCATTACTGGATAATGTGGAGCCTACTCGGGttattgagaggtcaagaagtaaacttccctccttttaGTCAAATAGTCAATCGTTTTTGCCATATAACATATTCTTCGTCCTTTTCACGAAGAATATGGCAAAAAGATACGGCGTAtggcgcaaaaccatgcagcaccaaaagtcgcattaatggtaataagtatttaatttattattggttagcttcagtagaCTTATAGATTTATATTCTAAAATCGGTCTTtcttacaaacacacacatttagttgtattcagtgttaaaacatatggctctcacggaaatacattttagaatatgtggctttcatggctctgaGACAAAGAGGTTTCCTACCCCTGCTCTATACATTAGGTAACCGATGATTGTATTGACCAACAACACAGCCACACTcatcataaatgtattttatttaaaagcctcTCCCTTCTAGATAATGCCGACAAGTAGGTGTAATAAACTTGATAAACAAAGTGCTCAGGCAGAAAGTTTAGCCTCCATTTCCCCTTTTTAACTTCTGGTGTGCCTCAGGAGTCTGTCCTATGACTGCTCCTAtttctatacagtatatcaatacATAGCCTCTTACTAGTTGGagttaaaacacattttcatatttACAGGGTCGAGTGCACATGAAAGAACTGTTTAGTGCCTTGCTCAATTGCGTCAAACTCAGGAGTGCTTGAGTAGTGAAATGGCACCAACCAGTGCCAATTTCTGTATCTTTTGGCCCCTCATCCGTTCCTTCAGCCAAAATTCTGCCTTTTACTAGACTTGTTTGGCAATTTAGTTTTACTGTCTGTTCTAAAGACCTGCAATAATGGGGGTGAAACATTtctgtattttaatatttatataattagACACGTTTAAAAACACCAACAGAAGCTCATCTGCTTGCACATCTGTCCATTTGGCATACCTTTTATATTTGCTAAATTATTCTTCTCTTGCCGCTTGACACTGTATGTGCTGTATGTGTTTTCTGTGTACTGCAGGACGTCTCTCCTGGTTAAATAAATATGCCATTGACCAAGTCAACCTGTCCTGAACATTTAATAAGGTGGAAGTAGTACTGAATGCTTCATCTGAACGATATCTGTCAGTAAGAGGAATTGAAATAAACTGTACCAACTAAATCATTCAAGGTCCAACAGTGATTGGTACTTTTACATAACATTACATCAGACAGTCGGCACTACCACCTTACAGTCCTCATCTGTCTCCACACCAACCTCCTCCTGAATGGGGGGAAAATGCATTGTACTCGCAAAACTGCTTCTGTGACtcactgaggggaaaaaaagatgatttttttttttttttttttttttttttttacccaccaGAAATTCCTTCTTGCTCTTGGGGTATCCCTCCAGGATTGTGTCCATCATGTCTGAAGCCTGGACAGGAAATTAAGAGTTTTTCTGTTATTTTCAATAGATTCTACAAGACTAGTTCACTTAAGGGGCGTTTACACTTGCGCACATTTTGCCTCCCCATTGTCCCACATTTTGCCGAGGCAGTACAGTACGTGTCATTTCAGTTTACGCATAAATTTTGCACTTGCCACGCAATTTGTGGCTGAAAACGGTGCGCATTGGCACAAAATGACCACACTCCCGCATGACTTATTTACAGTACCCCTTGTCAAGTACGTGTAGTGCACGACAATACGGGCAACGTGCGCTGTTCccacatgggtatgcattgtctccaccacttcccgcatctgaagcagtcgtggcattatttggtcctgcTGTGTCCCGAGTGATGCCACGCAAAAGCAGGCATCACCCcgagcttcattaattcctctgttTGTAAGGGaagagaagaagctcatgcaataAAGAAAAGGTAgtctgtattttttcacagaataaactacaaaaaaaaaaaaaagacagtgtgGGGGAGGGAACTGCTGACTAGAACACATTGCTTTGGCCATTATGATCACTTAACAGAACAtgacaaggaagatccaagaggctgcAGCAATGACTTGAGAATGTCCCTGACTTGCTctaagaggtggtggaaaagtgaaCCCCTTCATGTGAATGAGGCACGCTTTCATACGCACcgcccgcattgtttgcacacGATGCGATGCGTTCACCTTGCATTCACCACTAGTTCATGGAAATTATGCTCGCCACAAATTTAGgaccttccaaaatgttcttTGCAAACTGGCACGCAGCcctgcacagtttacacatacttgaCATTTGGTTACCAGTCTGCTGACtggcacgcaaaattgcgtaccactgccgggacaaaatgcgtgcaagtgtaaatgccGCTTTAAAGTCAACCTTACCAGTCGCTTCCTCTTGCGCCACTCTCTCACATAAATGTTGTGTTCTTTCACAacctgaaaataaaatatttggggACAAAACTGGGAATTacaaattgcaaaaaaacagtaaagtaCAAATGATTTGTTCCATTAGAAACTGGACAGGTAATATTTCACCATCAACTCACAACtggtcatttttaaaacaaaaaaaaacccttttggTACCTTCTCTTTTTCCTCTGGTGTGACGTGATTGCTGGCGGACTTTATATTCTTCAGGCGCTCGCGGCTTGATGAACACTCTTCTTTCAGCCTCCCCATCTCTGACATCATTTCTTCTGTGGTAAGGCTGCTGTTGAGCTCCTTCAGTTCTGCAACAAAACAGCACACCCATCATGGGAAATAACTGGAAATGACACATTCTCTTCAGACACTTGAGTGGGAATGCTAAGTGCACTTTAACGTCATGGAAAAAGGAATTGAGGACTTCAATGCTGCTTAATAAAGGGGGTTATGTGGAAATGTGCCCCCTAGCGGCTGTGGGCAGTATCACGACAGAGGAGCAGCTGCATAATTATTTAGctgatacatccatccatccatccatccatccatccatctccaataccgcttatcctcctagggtcgcgggtgtgctggagcctatcccagctgacttagggcgagaggcggggtacaccctggactggtcgttagctgatacattttttttaatttaaaaaacatgctCGTTTTGTTGAATTTGTTAAAAATGGCAGTGGTATAATGAggataaatatgttttaaaaattgaaaCTTAAGAATAATTAAACCTCTTGATTTTTTTCCAACggtattatttcattttaattgtaattattttaaaatttttatatatat
This genomic interval from Dunckerocampus dactyliophorus isolate RoL2022-P2 chromosome 18, RoL_Ddac_1.1, whole genome shotgun sequence contains the following:
- the mlx gene encoding max-like protein X, encoding MADPTTSPEDHRKHADVVFGDAVFDPGFFNVARKGSTVSRANSIGSTSASSVPNTDDEDSDCRHETSHKNSYKDRRRQAHTQAEQKRRDTIKKGFDDLQSVVPTFLQSESAVGAQKISKAVILQKTIEYINFLHKEKRKQEEEVSRLRKEVTALKIMKTNYEQIVKAHQNHPQGDNQVSDQMKFNIFQSIMDSLFDSFSNSVSVNSFQELSASVINWIEEHCKPLMLRNFVISVLRQLSGQLY
- the psmc3ip gene encoding homologous-pairing protein 2 homolog isoform X2 gives rise to the protein MELLVLEGKIKEKTYGKQKIYFADQAQFKDVSDADLKAMDCRISALNEEVQALSQSCRQLDAELKELNSSLTTEEMMSEMGRLKEECSSSRERLKNIKSASNHVTPEEKEKVVKEHNIYVREWRKRKRLASDMMDTILEGYPKSKKEFLEEVGVETDEDCKVVVPTV